The Stratiformator vulcanicus genome has a segment encoding these proteins:
- a CDS encoding DUF1559 domain-containing protein — protein sequence MRGRLRTKASHGFTLIELLVVIAIIAILIALLLPAIQQAREAARRSSCKNNLKQIGLALHNYASTWKESFPIGARSQSGLGPSWWVGLLPQLEQQNVYQQFQADLDNSGLLNPVIASAGKMPFMFCPSSPLPKTVTVATGIAAAPHYAGIAGAAESSSVGFADGGYNSVDSVVCCTTLIPDADAGILGADGVLIPNGIVRLRDITDGTSNTICIGEISDFAEDSTGTRVVVTPSHPESWAAGTFSDGTPPTYGNFSGPPLNIFTPPAFPAFNLTTIRYPIGTRDASLDGIDPKGGPNNPLLSTHVGGAQVTLADGSVRFLGESMDLRVLKLLAQRNDGEVVAEF from the coding sequence ATGCGTGGCCGACTGAGAACAAAAGCATCCCATGGCTTTACGTTGATCGAACTACTGGTCGTCATTGCGATTATCGCGATTCTCATTGCTTTATTACTCCCCGCGATCCAGCAGGCGCGTGAGGCCGCTCGGCGGTCGAGTTGCAAGAACAATCTGAAGCAAATCGGGCTGGCATTGCATAACTATGCGAGTACGTGGAAGGAAAGTTTCCCAATTGGGGCGAGATCACAATCGGGTTTGGGGCCGAGTTGGTGGGTGGGACTGCTGCCTCAACTCGAACAGCAGAACGTCTACCAACAGTTTCAGGCTGACTTAGACAATAGCGGCCTTCTGAACCCCGTGATCGCCAGCGCGGGAAAGATGCCGTTCATGTTTTGCCCGTCCAGCCCGCTTCCCAAGACCGTGACGGTGGCAACGGGGATTGCGGCTGCACCCCACTATGCCGGCATTGCCGGTGCCGCCGAATCTTCGAGCGTTGGGTTCGCTGATGGCGGCTACAACTCCGTCGACTCAGTGGTTTGCTGCACGACACTGATCCCTGATGCTGACGCAGGCATTCTGGGCGCCGACGGAGTGTTGATCCCGAACGGGATTGTGCGGCTGCGCGATATCACCGATGGAACGTCGAACACGATTTGTATTGGTGAGATTTCCGACTTCGCGGAAGATTCGACTGGGACGCGAGTTGTCGTGACGCCGAGCCACCCGGAAAGCTGGGCGGCCGGGACGTTTAGTGACGGGACTCCGCCGACCTATGGGAATTTCAGTGGACCGCCGCTGAATATCTTCACCCCGCCCGCGTTCCCGGCATTCAACCTCACGACGATCCGATATCCCATCGGGACACGTGATGCTTCGCTCGATGGGATTGATCCCAAAGGCGGGCCGAATAACCCGCTGCTGTCGACACACGTGGGCGGAGCACAGGTGACGTTAGCGGATGGAAGCGTGCGCTTCCTTGGAGAAAGTATGGACTTGCGCGTGCTCAAACTATTGGCCCAGCGCAATGACGGTGAGGTTGTAGCGGAGTTCTGA
- a CDS encoding sulfatase family protein, with amino-acid sequence MKVALTLIAIAAGWTFPLSVFAAAESRPNFLLIVADDLCWRDLGVTGNPDVKTPHIDRLATDGMSLSGMFTPAPTCSPCRHALYTGLYPVRSGAYPNHAKVDPATRSLFVYLRDSGYRVGLHNKSHVAPFESFPFEQVGEREDDFAAIREFIQRDATQPWLLVFASSSPHSPWSKGPQGRYDPEKLTVPSYLHDNPTTREALARYYAEINALDDQVGRLESLLKDTKTRDETVTLFLSEQGSAFPFGGKWTLSDNGIRVAAFLRWPGRVQPKSRTDALVQYVDVAPTFLEMAGIVPATIDTGCPDALGNVGFDGRSFLGLVTGATDRHREYVFAEHTAVGVAGYKEPYPQRCVRDGRFKLVRNLMPENEFFIRGIHQSSVYRSWLHDAESDEKLIARIDRLSVHPAVELFDLQNDPFETNNIAEDPRYEEHRRRLSGRLDAWMKQQGDEGIATELNAKSRQAGRKQWARDRRMHREANRHASIGFKYEEIE; translated from the coding sequence GTGAAGGTCGCCCTGACATTAATTGCCATCGCCGCGGGATGGACGTTCCCGCTTTCGGTGTTTGCGGCAGCCGAGTCCCGACCCAATTTTCTGTTGATCGTAGCCGACGACTTATGCTGGCGCGATCTCGGGGTCACCGGGAACCCCGACGTGAAGACGCCTCACATCGATCGGCTGGCGACTGATGGAATGAGCCTGAGCGGTATGTTCACGCCGGCCCCCACTTGCTCTCCGTGTCGGCACGCGCTCTATACCGGATTGTACCCGGTTCGTTCGGGGGCCTATCCGAATCACGCCAAAGTTGACCCGGCAACGAGAAGCCTCTTCGTTTACCTGCGTGATTCGGGGTACCGTGTCGGCCTCCACAACAAGTCGCACGTCGCGCCCTTCGAGTCATTCCCCTTCGAACAGGTCGGTGAGCGGGAAGACGACTTCGCAGCGATTCGAGAATTCATCCAGCGAGATGCCACGCAGCCTTGGCTCCTGGTCTTTGCGTCGAGTAGTCCGCATTCGCCTTGGTCGAAGGGCCCGCAGGGTCGCTACGATCCTGAGAAACTAACAGTCCCATCCTATCTCCATGACAATCCGACGACGCGCGAGGCGCTCGCCCGCTATTACGCGGAGATCAACGCCCTCGATGACCAAGTCGGACGGCTCGAATCACTGTTAAAGGACACGAAGACTCGCGACGAAACAGTGACCCTCTTCCTGTCTGAGCAGGGGAGCGCATTTCCTTTCGGCGGGAAATGGACGCTATCGGACAACGGCATCCGAGTCGCCGCGTTCCTTCGCTGGCCCGGTCGAGTCCAGCCGAAATCTCGTACGGACGCGCTTGTGCAATATGTCGATGTCGCGCCGACGTTCCTGGAAATGGCGGGCATCGTTCCAGCGACGATCGACACCGGGTGCCCGGACGCGCTGGGAAATGTCGGATTCGACGGACGCAGCTTCCTGGGTCTGGTGACTGGGGCGACCGACCGGCATCGCGAGTACGTTTTCGCCGAGCATACGGCGGTCGGAGTGGCCGGTTATAAAGAGCCATACCCTCAGCGCTGTGTCCGCGACGGGCGATTTAAATTGGTCCGCAACTTGATGCCCGAGAACGAGTTCTTTATTCGCGGTATTCATCAATCATCCGTCTATCGATCATGGCTGCACGATGCCGAATCCGACGAAAAGTTAATTGCGAGAATAGACCGACTCAGCGTCCACCCGGCAGTTGAGTTGTTCGATCTGCAGAACGATCCCTTCGAAACAAATAACATTGCGGAAGACCCTCGTTACGAGGAACACCGTCGCCGTCTCAGCGGGCGACTTGATGCCTGGATGAAACAGCAGGGCGATGAAGGAATCGCCACAGAGTTGAATGCCAAGTCCCGGCAGGCGGGCCGCAAACAGTGGGCAAGGGATCGGCGGATGCATCGCGAAGCGAATCGTCACGCATCTATAGGATTTAAGTACGAGGAAATCGAATGA
- a CDS encoding Gfo/Idh/MocA family protein, with translation MHRRNFLTSVMAGGLSLGAFGSVKAQPIGANDRVRVGWIGCGGRGRFVAERFRSTPGVEIAAVCDVYEPNAGKARDWLDGRPDAVNDFRRILDRSDIDAVLVATPDHWHAIPTVLACQAGKDVYVEKPLGHNVQEGRAMVDAARQYERVVQTGTQQRSAAHFERCREIVQSGSLGDVRFVRIWNYRNSTPDGIGKPPNGSAPKGLDWDFYLGPAPETAFNRARFLGNYRYFWDYAGGIPTDWGTHRFDVMHLIMGASAPRSVVASGGRYPDIVDDSAEVPDLLQATFEYPNFILNYESTRLNAFGTGGRTAGMKYYRANGPDDRPNGLAFYGTKGTLLVDRLGFELMPELKAGMKATAEERGSLEKFRMKPEDAFTPDSTGLHVENFVDCVRSRNRPIADVEFGHHASNTAHLANIAYRTGQKLNWDADRETFGNAEADRFLSREARKPWDLI, from the coding sequence ATGCACCGCCGAAATTTTCTAACATCGGTTATGGCCGGCGGCCTGTCGCTCGGAGCGTTCGGGAGCGTCAAAGCGCAGCCGATCGGCGCGAACGACCGCGTGCGTGTCGGTTGGATCGGCTGCGGCGGACGCGGTCGGTTCGTCGCGGAGCGATTTCGCTCGACTCCCGGCGTCGAAATCGCCGCGGTTTGCGATGTCTACGAGCCGAACGCGGGCAAAGCACGAGACTGGCTCGATGGTCGGCCCGATGCCGTGAATGATTTTCGGCGGATTCTTGATCGGAGTGATATCGACGCCGTGCTCGTCGCAACGCCGGACCATTGGCACGCCATCCCCACGGTGCTGGCATGTCAGGCCGGCAAAGATGTTTATGTGGAGAAACCACTCGGTCATAACGTCCAAGAGGGGCGGGCGATGGTCGATGCGGCGCGGCAGTATGAACGCGTCGTCCAGACGGGTACGCAGCAACGTTCGGCCGCTCACTTCGAACGCTGCCGGGAGATCGTACAGAGTGGAAGTCTCGGCGACGTGCGATTCGTCCGCATCTGGAACTACCGCAACAGCACGCCGGACGGCATCGGGAAGCCGCCGAACGGATCCGCGCCGAAAGGTCTTGACTGGGACTTCTATCTCGGGCCAGCCCCCGAAACAGCCTTTAATCGAGCTCGGTTTCTCGGCAACTATCGTTATTTCTGGGACTACGCTGGCGGGATCCCGACCGACTGGGGAACACACCGATTTGACGTGATGCATCTCATCATGGGCGCGTCAGCGCCGCGATCGGTCGTGGCGTCGGGCGGACGATATCCCGACATTGTCGACGACTCAGCCGAGGTCCCCGACCTGTTGCAAGCGACGTTCGAGTACCCAAATTTCATCCTTAACTACGAGTCGACCCGACTCAACGCGTTCGGCACGGGAGGACGGACGGCCGGTATGAAGTACTACCGTGCTAACGGTCCCGACGATCGGCCCAACGGCCTCGCATTTTATGGCACCAAAGGGACGTTGCTGGTCGACCGACTCGGCTTTGAACTCATGCCTGAATTGAAAGCCGGTATGAAGGCGACGGCGGAGGAGCGCGGGTCGCTCGAGAAGTTTCGGATGAAACCAGAGGATGCGTTCACGCCCGATTCGACAGGGCTCCATGTGGAGAATTTCGTCGATTGCGTCCGCTCACGCAATCGGCCGATCGCCGATGTCGAATTCGGTCACCACGCCTCGAACACGGCTCATCTCGCCAATATCGCTTACCGTACCGGGCAAAAGTTAAATTGGGACGCCGACCGAGAAACATTCGGTAATGCCGAGGCCGATCGATTCCTCTCGCGCGAAGCTCGAAAGCCGTGGGACCTGATTTAA
- a CDS encoding DUF1501 domain-containing protein, protein MPLDNVPLDNVPLDNVPLDNVLSRRGLLGNAFTGLAGIGLAHLLAGDTHGSDNTSREPVGIENWQPGKGMTHFPAKAKRVLQIFCPGGASHMDLWEHKPELEKRDGEPLPGEPLVSFQGKNGPLMKSPWPFQPAGESGKMISSNLPHMAKHVDDIAFVHSMTSESNTHGPGCVFMNTGYAMEGYPSAGSWVSYALGSENENLPAYVAIPDIRGEPPNGKANWSNGFLPAQHQAIMLSAKQPIRNLARPKSISEKEDLATRNFLNRLNRRHADLRPGETELDARISAYQLAARMQLSAPEVADFASESAETQRLYGIDDPNQLKAAYAKNCLLARRLLERDVRYVNLYCASRASGVDGLLNWDAHATLKPDYDRHCPIFDQPTAALLTDLKRSGLLEDTLVLWTTEFGRMPTRQEGTKGRDHNPDGFTCWMMGAGVRGGTSHGATDAFGRRAEQDPATVWDFYATALHLLGFEHTKLTWYNNGLDRRLTNVHGQILRTILS, encoded by the coding sequence ATGCCGCTCGACAATGTGCCGCTTGACAATGTGCCGCTTGACAATGTGCCGCTTGACAATGTGCTGTCACGCCGGGGCCTGCTCGGTAACGCTTTTACCGGGCTGGCCGGTATCGGATTGGCGCATCTGCTCGCAGGTGATACCCACGGCAGTGACAACACGTCACGCGAACCTGTCGGAATCGAAAATTGGCAGCCGGGCAAGGGAATGACGCACTTCCCGGCGAAGGCCAAACGGGTGCTGCAGATATTCTGCCCGGGCGGCGCGTCGCACATGGACTTGTGGGAGCACAAGCCCGAGCTCGAGAAACGCGACGGTGAACCGCTTCCCGGAGAGCCGCTGGTTTCCTTTCAGGGAAAGAACGGTCCGCTGATGAAGAGTCCGTGGCCGTTTCAGCCTGCCGGAGAGAGTGGAAAAATGATTTCGTCAAACCTGCCGCATATGGCGAAGCACGTTGACGACATCGCCTTCGTTCATTCAATGACATCAGAATCGAACACGCATGGTCCCGGCTGCGTGTTTATGAATACGGGCTATGCCATGGAAGGTTACCCCAGCGCCGGTTCGTGGGTCAGCTACGCGCTCGGAAGCGAGAACGAGAACCTGCCCGCCTACGTGGCGATCCCCGACATCCGCGGAGAACCGCCGAACGGAAAGGCGAATTGGAGCAACGGCTTTCTACCCGCCCAGCATCAGGCGATCATGCTCAGTGCGAAGCAACCGATCCGAAACCTCGCGCGGCCGAAATCGATCTCGGAGAAGGAAGACCTGGCGACCCGCAATTTTTTAAACCGGCTCAACAGACGGCACGCCGACCTTCGGCCCGGTGAAACCGAACTCGACGCGCGCATCTCTGCGTATCAGTTGGCGGCGCGAATGCAGCTTTCGGCTCCCGAGGTCGCTGACTTCGCAAGTGAGTCGGCGGAGACTCAGCGCCTCTATGGGATCGACGATCCCAATCAGCTCAAGGCAGCCTATGCGAAGAATTGCCTGCTTGCCCGGCGGCTACTGGAACGCGACGTTCGATACGTAAATCTCTACTGCGCGTCGCGGGCCTCCGGCGTCGATGGACTGCTCAACTGGGACGCGCATGCGACGCTCAAGCCCGACTATGACCGTCACTGCCCGATCTTCGATCAGCCGACAGCAGCGCTGCTGACGGACCTGAAACGCTCTGGTCTTTTGGAAGACACGCTGGTCCTCTGGACGACGGAGTTCGGTCGGATGCCGACACGTCAGGAAGGCACCAAGGGCCGCGACCATAACCCGGACGGCTTCACCTGTTGGATGATGGGTGCGGGAGTGAGGGGTGGAACCAGTCATGGTGCCACCGATGCGTTCGGCCGACGAGCCGAGCAAGACCCCGCCACCGTCTGGGATTTTTATGCAACGGCGCTTCACCTACTCGGCTTCGAGCACACCAAGCTGACGTGGTACAACAACGGATTGGACCGTCGTCTCACAAACGTCCACGGGCAGATATTGCGAACGATCCTCTCGTAA